From a single Phorcysia thermohydrogeniphila genomic region:
- a CDS encoding histidinol phosphate phosphatase domain-containing protein: protein MIDLHTHTIFSDGALIPSELVRRAESIGYRAIAITDHVDYSNYRFVLERLYETVEVLNEYTSLDVLPGVEITHVPPVKIPELIALCREAGATIVVVHGETVVEPVAPGTNRAAIEGKADILAHPGLITEEEVRLAAENGVFLEVTARKGHNITNGHVVRLAKKVGAPLVINTDAHSPSDLIARGFAIKVGVGAGLTVQEVEECFANSERLVGRAKDRLKKILGT, encoded by the coding sequence GTGATAGACCTTCACACCCACACGATTTTTAGCGATGGAGCTCTAATTCCAAGTGAGCTTGTAAGGCGTGCAGAAAGTATCGGCTATAGAGCTATCGCCATTACCGACCACGTTGACTACTCAAACTACAGATTCGTTCTTGAAAGGCTTTACGAGACTGTGGAGGTTCTAAACGAGTATACCTCCTTAGACGTCCTTCCCGGAGTTGAAATTACACACGTTCCGCCTGTCAAGATTCCAGAACTTATTGCTCTCTGTAGGGAGGCTGGAGCTACGATTGTCGTCGTTCACGGTGAGACGGTAGTTGAGCCGGTTGCTCCCGGAACTAACCGAGCAGCTATAGAAGGAAAAGCTGACATCCTTGCTCACCCGGGACTTATAACTGAAGAAGAGGTAAGGCTTGCTGCGGAAAACGGTGTTTTCTTGGAGGTAACTGCAAGGAAGGGACACAACATTACAAACGGCCACGTTGTAAGGCTTGCTAAAAAGGTGGGAGCTCCCCTCGTTATTAACACCGATGCTCACTCGCCTTCTGACTTAATAGCCAGAGGTTTTGCCATAAAGGTTGGAGTTGGGGCTGGCTTGACGGTTCAGGAGGTTGAGGAGTGTTTTGCTAACAGTGAAAGACTTGTGGGACGGGCTAAGGACAGGCTGAAGAAGATTCTTGGAACTTGA
- a CDS encoding endonuclease III domain-containing protein, protein MLREVYQILLESYGEQNWWPAETPFEVCVGVLLTQNTAWRNVEKAISNLKGHKLLTPEGILECQKELLEELIRPAGFYRQKAKYLKNFCSYLVSSGGLENLKRKKLENLRNELLKLKGIGKETADSILLYALEKPVFVVDAYTKRLFYRLGILKTEKENYEKVRRIVEASFSRESDKLKIFKEFHALIVEHCKATCRKKPLCNSCCLLKLCRYVKI, encoded by the coding sequence ATGCTTAGGGAAGTTTACCAGATACTCTTAGAGAGCTACGGAGAACAGAACTGGTGGCCAGCAGAGACACCCTTTGAGGTGTGCGTTGGAGTTCTCCTAACTCAGAACACCGCTTGGAGGAACGTTGAAAAGGCTATAAGCAACCTGAAAGGTCACAAATTACTCACCCCCGAGGGAATCCTTGAGTGCCAAAAAGAACTTTTAGAAGAGCTAATAAGACCTGCAGGTTTCTACCGCCAGAAGGCCAAGTACTTGAAAAACTTCTGTAGCTACCTCGTAAGCTCTGGAGGACTTGAAAACCTAAAAAGGAAAAAACTGGAAAACCTAAGAAATGAGCTCCTCAAGCTAAAAGGTATCGGAAAAGAAACTGCCGATTCCATTTTACTATACGCCCTTGAAAAACCAGTATTTGTAGTTGACGCCTATACAAAACGGCTCTTCTATCGTCTTGGAATTTTAAAGACAGAAAAAGAAAACTACGAAAAAGTAAGAAGAATTGTAGAAGCCTCCTTCTCCCGCGAATCAGACAAGTTAAAAATATTTAAGGAATTTCACGCTTTAATAGTTGAACACTGCAAGGCCACCTGCCGGAAAAAACCTCTGTGCAATAGCTGCTGTCTATTGAAACTCTGTAGGTATGTTAAAATTTAG
- a CDS encoding flagellar brake protein: MQKLSFLKFPTAGANTLLIFVLLIVAFLLFIMLAGLIREYLKEKKLRISFFKEASEKGLTEEEATTLWTYSRKFGRDPFLALEFKAPFERVVDFYLKNAPNPKEELVQDMRMKLGFDYIPYFVPLTSTKDIELFQTAKLYISDKRRYEIALFDKDERYMYWTLLEPVAGGKELVGVEAKITFIRKGDGIYTFKEVIEKTSYENGKLILHMPHTFELTRYQRREYARVEVELAASVGIYDRKEGKTKWVSGEIVDISAGGAKVCIPLTELDTELSGMTEIILRFELNGHHFNQKATVVNVYPRRHTTCYGVKFEQIMPEEQKIIHDFVKREQQRLAQLAIRNKG; encoded by the coding sequence ATGCAAAAACTGAGCTTCCTCAAGTTCCCCACGGCAGGAGCAAACACTCTTTTAATATTTGTTCTCCTTATTGTCGCCTTCCTACTGTTCATTATGCTTGCTGGCCTTATAAGAGAATACCTAAAAGAGAAAAAGCTAAGGATTTCTTTCTTTAAAGAGGCTTCCGAAAAAGGACTTACAGAAGAAGAAGCAACAACTCTATGGACATACTCAAGAAAATTTGGCAGAGACCCATTCCTCGCTTTGGAGTTTAAAGCCCCATTTGAAAGGGTTGTAGACTTTTACCTTAAAAACGCTCCAAATCCAAAAGAAGAATTAGTTCAGGACATGAGAATGAAACTTGGTTTTGACTATATTCCCTACTTCGTTCCTCTAACGAGCACGAAAGACATAGAGCTCTTCCAGACCGCAAAACTCTACATCTCCGACAAGAGACGCTACGAGATAGCCCTCTTTGACAAGGACGAACGCTATATGTACTGGACACTACTTGAACCGGTTGCAGGAGGTAAAGAGTTAGTAGGAGTTGAGGCGAAAATCACCTTTATAAGAAAGGGAGACGGTATATACACCTTCAAGGAAGTCATAGAGAAAACCTCCTACGAGAACGGGAAGCTCATACTTCACATGCCCCACACCTTTGAGCTAACAAGGTACCAGAGAAGGGAGTACGCAAGAGTTGAGGTAGAGCTTGCTGCGTCGGTAGGAATCTACGACAGGAAGGAAGGTAAAACGAAATGGGTATCGGGAGAAATTGTTGACATAAGTGCCGGAGGAGCCAAAGTCTGCATACCTCTTACAGAACTTGATACAGAGCTCTCCGGGATGACCGAAATTATCCTCAGGTTTGAACTCAACGGCCACCACTTTAACCAGAAGGCAACAGTTGTAAATGTATACCCAAGACGGCATACAACGTGCTACGGCGTAAAGTTTGAGCAAATAATGCCTGAGGAGCAGAAGATAATCCACGATTTTGTAAAACGCGAACAACAGCGACTCGCCCAGCTTGCCATAAGGAATAAAGGCTAA
- the flhB gene encoding flagellar biosynthesis protein FlhB: protein MAKDPSKTEKATPRRRQKAREEGQVLKSQDVPIAFSLLAVSILLYFYIPYAYGELQKAFSYTFKVALSPDVDSAVFTLSWIFLLLVLPIFTVLLVTGIFGNVVQFGFIFTLKPLIPKLDNVNPVKGFQRLFSIKTLFETFRNTLKLLVALVVGYFTAKHFLSGFFTLGFISFQEQVVLMVKFTLLLFLIFGLLSIPIAGADFLFRRWEYEENLKMSKEEIKEERKQYEGHPLIKSAIRKRQREIAFKRMMAKVPEADVVITNPTHYAVALKYERGKMEAPQVIAKGVDHVALKIKEIAQEHGVHIEENPELARALYESCEIGDYIPEEFYRVVAKILAKIYRRRKMF from the coding sequence GTGGCTAAGGACCCTTCAAAAACCGAAAAGGCGACACCGCGGCGGCGTCAGAAAGCGAGGGAAGAGGGACAGGTTTTAAAGAGTCAGGATGTCCCTATTGCTTTTTCGCTTTTAGCGGTTTCTATACTCCTTTACTTTTACATTCCCTACGCCTATGGAGAGCTCCAAAAGGCTTTTTCATATACCTTTAAAGTGGCATTATCGCCCGACGTTGACTCGGCAGTTTTCACTTTATCGTGGATATTTCTACTCCTCGTCCTTCCCATCTTTACTGTATTACTTGTAACGGGTATCTTTGGGAACGTTGTCCAGTTTGGTTTTATCTTTACGCTGAAGCCACTTATACCAAAGCTTGATAACGTTAATCCAGTAAAAGGCTTTCAGAGACTCTTTTCCATAAAGACCCTCTTTGAGACTTTCAGGAATACCCTTAAACTTCTTGTTGCCCTTGTTGTTGGTTACTTCACTGCCAAGCACTTTCTTTCCGGTTTCTTTACCCTTGGCTTTATCTCCTTTCAGGAACAGGTAGTCTTGATGGTGAAGTTTACCCTCCTTCTCTTTCTCATCTTTGGTCTCCTCTCCATACCCATTGCCGGTGCTGACTTCCTCTTTAGGCGTTGGGAGTACGAGGAGAACTTAAAGATGAGTAAGGAGGAGATAAAGGAAGAGAGGAAGCAGTACGAAGGTCACCCCCTCATTAAGTCGGCCATAAGGAAGAGGCAGAGGGAGATAGCCTTTAAGAGGATGATGGCAAAAGTTCCAGAGGCTGATGTCGTTATCACGAACCCAACCCACTACGCCGTTGCCTTAAAGTACGAGCGTGGAAAGATGGAAGCTCCACAGGTTATTGCTAAAGGAGTAGACCACGTTGCACTTAAGATAAAGGAGATAGCTCAAGAGCACGGCGTTCATATTGAGGAGAATCCGGAACTTGCGAGAGCTCTCTATGAGAGTTGCGAGATTGGGGACTACATCCCTGAGGAGTTCTACAGGGTAGTTGCAAAAATTCTGGCAAAGATTTACAGGCGGAGGAAGATGTTTTAG
- a CDS encoding flagellar biosynthetic protein FliR, with product MSQLIDLNVLSLFLLVLLRVGAFMLAFPFFSTAFVPPNVRVFLIVAFSFYLSELIGVSPFNIIELDTVSLFILVLKEVLVGVALSISVLVFYAIVIYAAELLSYLMGLTVVNMFDPTFGMVSVIGRFFVFLFYLLFFTTGAYRLFIAAMVESFHLIPPGHFHVSDSLLSFFLSESSLIFILGFKLAFPFLITLFITNLILALINRLIPQINVFIVGLPFQVFVGLLFLAIGFSVVVYVSEDLVKRMVTDIIGLIRILSGNGG from the coding sequence ATGAGCCAGCTCATTGACCTTAATGTTCTCTCCCTTTTCCTTTTAGTTCTCCTTAGAGTTGGCGCTTTTATGCTGGCTTTTCCCTTCTTCTCAACGGCTTTTGTTCCTCCTAATGTCAGGGTTTTCCTCATAGTGGCCTTCTCGTTTTACCTTTCGGAATTGATAGGCGTATCCCCTTTTAACATTATAGAGCTTGATACAGTATCCCTGTTCATTCTTGTACTTAAAGAGGTTCTGGTAGGTGTAGCCCTTTCCATTTCGGTTTTGGTCTTCTACGCTATCGTTATCTACGCAGCGGAGCTCCTTAGCTACCTCATGGGGTTAACCGTTGTTAACATGTTTGATCCTACCTTTGGAATGGTTTCAGTTATTGGCCGTTTTTTCGTCTTTCTCTTTTACCTTCTGTTCTTTACGACAGGTGCTTACAGGCTGTTCATCGCTGCTATGGTAGAAAGTTTCCACTTGATACCTCCGGGCCACTTCCACGTAAGTGATTCTCTGTTAAGTTTTTTCCTCTCAGAGAGCTCCCTCATTTTTATCTTAGGTTTTAAGCTGGCATTTCCATTTCTCATAACTCTTTTTATAACAAACCTTATTCTTGCCCTCATAAACAGGTTGATACCGCAAATAAACGTTTTTATTGTAGGTCTGCCCTTTCAGGTGTTCGTAGGTCTTCTCTTTTTAGCCATAGGCTTTTCAGTTGTCGTATACGTTTCTGAAGATTTAGTCAAGCGAATGGTTACTGATATAATCGGTTTAATCAGAATTCTGAGCGGAAACGGTGGCTAA
- the fliQ gene encoding flagellar biosynthesis protein FliQ has protein sequence MTVDQVITFGQRMLEVALLVGAPVLVITFLVGIIISIFQAATQIHEMTLTFIPKILAALLAVFFFGGWMFMKLIDYTRENFQMLMKILQ, from the coding sequence ATGACAGTGGACCAAGTCATAACTTTTGGACAGAGGATGCTTGAGGTTGCGCTTTTGGTTGGAGCTCCCGTTTTGGTGATTACCTTTCTCGTCGGAATTATCATAAGCATCTTTCAGGCAGCGACCCAGATACACGAAATGACCCTTACTTTTATTCCCAAGATATTGGCTGCTCTCCTTGCCGTTTTCTTCTTTGGCGGCTGGATGTTTATGAAGCTTATTGATTACACGAGGGAAAACTTTCAGATGCTAATGAAGATTCTGCAATGA
- the fliP gene encoding flagellar type III secretion system pore protein FliP (The bacterial flagellar biogenesis protein FliP forms a type III secretion system (T3SS)-type pore required for flagellar assembly.), with product MKRTLFLTLLLVTVLNAPASAETVNDFLSRLGQIDITLKLIFLITVLSLAPAILITVTSFTRIVIILSLLRHALGTPQTPPNQVVIALSLFLTLFTMAPTFEKIDEVAIRPYLNKEISDVEAVKRSVEPLKEFMLKNTRKEDLKLFLDIRKEKPKSPEEVSLVTLIPAFMVSEIKTALEVVFVIFLPFIVIDLLVASILMSMGMMMIPPMMLSLPFKLILFIASGGWELLIKSIIVSYR from the coding sequence ATGAAGAGGACGTTATTTCTGACTCTCCTACTGGTAACTGTTCTTAACGCTCCTGCCAGTGCCGAAACGGTTAATGATTTCCTTTCAAGACTCGGACAGATTGATATTACCCTTAAACTGATTTTCTTAATAACTGTTCTTTCCCTTGCTCCTGCTATTCTTATCACGGTAACTTCTTTTACCCGAATAGTGATTATACTTTCCCTTTTAAGGCATGCCCTTGGAACACCCCAGACGCCCCCTAATCAGGTGGTTATTGCTTTATCCCTTTTCCTAACCCTCTTTACGATGGCGCCTACCTTTGAGAAGATAGACGAGGTTGCTATTAGGCCTTATCTAAACAAGGAGATATCGGATGTTGAAGCTGTAAAGCGTTCTGTTGAACCTTTAAAGGAGTTTATGCTCAAGAATACGAGAAAGGAAGACTTAAAACTCTTCCTTGACATAAGGAAGGAAAAGCCGAAATCTCCAGAGGAAGTTTCTCTTGTTACTCTCATCCCTGCCTTTATGGTTAGCGAAATAAAGACGGCATTAGAAGTTGTTTTTGTCATCTTCCTGCCTTTTATAGTAATTGACCTCCTCGTTGCGAGTATCTTAATGTCAATGGGTATGATGATGATTCCTCCTATGATGCTATCTCTACCCTTTAAGCTAATTCTCTTTATTGCATCCGGAGGCTGGGAACTTCTCATAAAGTCAATAATCGTGAGCTACAGATGA
- a CDS encoding flagellar biosynthetic protein FliO, with amino-acid sequence MTLYDVNLWKFLFSSAAVIGLLLVVYYFVNRLGVAFPSRRGAQLIELLDYRPIDRDRGFLLVRVRGREFFLAYDRGGIYLLKDWKKNEEDVISDSPTGNCS; translated from the coding sequence TTGACCTTGTATGATGTGAACCTCTGGAAGTTCCTTTTCTCCTCTGCTGCTGTTATTGGACTTCTGCTCGTTGTTTACTACTTTGTCAACAGGTTGGGGGTGGCTTTCCCTTCTCGTAGAGGAGCTCAGCTTATAGAGCTCCTTGACTATAGGCCCATTGACAGAGATAGAGGTTTTCTACTTGTAAGAGTGAGAGGTAGAGAGTTCTTCCTTGCATACGACAGAGGCGGTATTTATCTGCTCAAGGACTGGAAGAAAAATGAAGAGGACGTTATTTCTGACTCTCCTACTGGTAACTGTTCTTAA
- a CDS encoding FliM/FliN family flagellar motor switch protein: MKEQDKDFERFKDVRLKVSFVVGSKSMSLSKVLKLKEGDIIELDRKLEDYLDVYVNGQKFGIGELIIVNDKFSLRLVDLV; encoded by the coding sequence ATGAAGGAACAGGATAAGGATTTTGAGCGCTTTAAGGATGTTCGCCTGAAGGTGTCTTTTGTCGTAGGAAGCAAAAGTATGTCCCTCAGCAAGGTTTTAAAGCTCAAAGAAGGGGACATAATAGAGCTTGATAGAAAGCTTGAGGATTATCTGGACGTCTATGTTAATGGGCAGAAGTTCGGTATTGGGGAGCTCATAATTGTCAACGACAAGTTTAGTCTGAGGTTGGTTGACCTTGTATGA
- a CDS encoding flagellar basal body-associated FliL family protein, with product MAEEEKQAQEGQEKGGGKKKLIILLLLLILLGVGGGLAYKFLVLDKKAAESQEKQAQKIIEEIKATESVGVMFDLGTFVVNLADPDIERYLKVSVVLELKDQQVQQEAQKRLPEIKDAITTLLLTKRSSEIRTPEGIEFLKEEIAKRVNAILPLGGVKNVYFTEFIVQTG from the coding sequence ATGGCTGAAGAGGAAAAGCAGGCTCAAGAAGGACAGGAGAAGGGAGGAGGTAAGAAAAAGTTAATAATTTTATTGCTTCTGCTGATTTTACTGGGAGTAGGAGGAGGTCTTGCCTACAAGTTTCTGGTTTTAGATAAGAAGGCTGCTGAGTCTCAGGAGAAACAGGCACAGAAGATTATTGAGGAGATAAAGGCTACTGAAAGCGTTGGTGTAATGTTTGACCTTGGAACTTTTGTAGTTAACTTGGCTGACCCTGACATTGAGAGGTATCTGAAGGTTTCTGTAGTTCTTGAGCTAAAAGACCAGCAAGTCCAGCAGGAGGCCCAGAAGAGGCTTCCAGAGATAAAGGATGCTATAACAACCCTTCTTTTAACTAAGAGGTCCTCTGAGATTAGAACTCCGGAAGGTATAGAGTTCCTTAAAGAGGAGATTGCCAAGAGAGTTAACGCTATACTGCCCTTAGGAGGTGTAAAGAACGTTTACTTCACCGAGTTTATCGTTCAGACAGGTTAG
- a CDS encoding flagellar hook protein FlgE has translation MLQSFYTAFTGLTADKDWLSVISDNIANVNTVGYKAERAVFEDLLARSLVTFKNGAPVNKEIGGGTFISTTVKDFSQGTFMNTNNSLDLALDGEGFFMVKDEAGITYYTRNGQFRLDANGDLINMQGMKVQGWELDENGNMVGAVDSINVPMSIEPKETTSVSFEEPTNLDSRAQVVTGTFDPADATTYNYVNSITVYDSLGNSHDLSFYFRKVGSNQWEVYVYLDGSSITNSTLQFDSNGNLTSGSPITVNATLTNGANNLSITVDMSRVKQVASDFIFYAQQDGNSKGDIMSIAVSEDGVIKATYTNGEVKDIARLAIATFRDKEILVRKGSWLYMPNVQTFTPIIMPGGVISKIRSGVLEMSNVDIANEFINLITAQRSYQANARIITTDDQILQETMNIKR, from the coding sequence ATGCTTCAGTCTTTCTACACGGCTTTTACAGGATTGACTGCGGACAAAGATTGGCTTTCAGTTATTTCGGATAACATAGCTAACGTAAATACTGTAGGTTATAAAGCTGAGAGAGCTGTCTTTGAAGATTTACTAGCCCGGAGCCTAGTAACTTTTAAGAATGGAGCTCCCGTAAACAAGGAGATTGGTGGTGGAACATTTATTAGCACCACTGTTAAGGATTTCAGTCAGGGAACGTTTATGAATACGAACAACTCCCTTGATCTGGCCCTTGACGGAGAAGGTTTCTTTATGGTGAAGGATGAAGCCGGTATTACCTACTATACCCGAAACGGGCAGTTTAGGCTTGATGCAAACGGTGACCTCATAAACATGCAGGGAATGAAGGTTCAAGGGTGGGAGCTTGATGAAAACGGAAACATGGTAGGTGCTGTTGATAGCATAAACGTGCCTATGAGTATAGAACCTAAGGAAACAACGTCCGTTTCCTTTGAAGAGCCTACGAACCTTGATTCAAGAGCACAGGTGGTTACCGGTACTTTTGATCCGGCAGATGCTACTACTTACAATTACGTTAACTCAATAACCGTTTACGATTCCCTCGGAAATTCGCACGATTTGTCTTTCTATTTCAGGAAGGTTGGTAGCAACCAGTGGGAAGTTTACGTTTACCTTGATGGTAGTTCTATTACGAACTCAACGCTCCAGTTTGATTCTAACGGAAATCTTACTTCCGGTTCTCCGATAACCGTAAATGCTACTTTAACCAACGGAGCAAACAACTTGTCAATCACGGTTGACATGTCCCGTGTAAAACAGGTCGCTTCCGATTTTATCTTTTACGCACAGCAGGACGGAAACAGTAAGGGAGACATTATGTCAATTGCTGTTAGTGAGGATGGAGTAATAAAAGCCACTTATACCAACGGTGAGGTTAAGGATATTGCAAGGTTAGCCATTGCGACGTTTAGGGATAAAGAGATACTCGTTAGGAAGGGTAGCTGGCTCTACATGCCCAATGTTCAAACCTTTACACCGATTATCATGCCGGGAGGTGTGATTTCTAAGATAAGAAGTGGCGTTCTGGAAATGTCAAACGTTGACATAGCTAATGAATTTATAAACCTTATAACTGCCCAACGTTCCTATCAGGCTAACGCCAGAATTATTACAACGGACGATCAAATACTTCAGGAAACGATGAACATCAAGAGATAA
- a CDS encoding flagellar hook assembly protein FlgD — translation MAIDGITADFLYPTSEEPKIVDAGYDNSKMSQEDFLKVLLADIQWQDPLNAADISDFINNSVKLRELEVLNSFESSVKTFVSAIQSQALLFATGFIGKLVEYEGNQTYVKDGKGYVSFTLSAPADTVKVTVLDQSGNVVEEKVYSNLNAGEKYSLEIDNPDLPDGYYTVMVDAESGGAPVDATVVSLALVEEVRRDESGNVYAVTEVSSIPVDKIVGIGG, via the coding sequence ATGGCTATAGATGGAATAACAGCTGATTTTCTTTATCCTACTTCGGAAGAGCCTAAGATTGTTGATGCCGGTTACGACAACTCTAAGATGTCTCAGGAGGACTTTTTAAAAGTTCTACTGGCCGATATCCAGTGGCAGGATCCACTTAACGCAGCAGATATCAGTGATTTCATCAACAACAGCGTAAAACTAAGAGAACTTGAAGTTTTAAACTCCTTTGAAAGTAGCGTTAAAACCTTTGTTTCTGCAATCCAGTCTCAAGCTCTTCTCTTTGCTACGGGCTTTATAGGAAAGCTTGTGGAGTACGAGGGAAATCAAACTTACGTTAAAGATGGGAAAGGTTATGTATCCTTTACCCTTTCTGCCCCTGCAGATACGGTGAAGGTAACGGTACTTGATCAGTCTGGCAACGTAGTTGAGGAGAAGGTTTATAGTAACCTTAACGCCGGCGAGAAGTATTCTTTAGAGATAGATAATCCAGACCTTCCAGACGGTTACTATACCGTTATGGTTGATGCTGAAAGCGGTGGAGCTCCCGTTGATGCCACCGTAGTTAGCCTCGCTCTTGTTGAAGAGGTGAGGAGGGATGAAAGTGGTAACGTTTACGCCGTAACTGAGGTTTCTTCAATACCAGTAGACAAAATCGTTGGGATAGGAGGGTAA
- a CDS encoding FliI/YscN family ATPase — MRERLRSLPKYRVIGKVSGVKGAVIEAKLPRVHIGDFCTVNGNVEAEVVGFKDGKTLLMAYSDTVGISLGSKVETKISGLKVGVSEDLLGLVLDPFGNPMNAEKFIPTDFVPLKAEPINPMKRERIKEPLDLGIRAINALLTVGKGQRIGIFAGAGVGKSTLMGMIARFTSADVNVVALIGERGREVREFIEDNLGEEGLKKSVVVVATSDMPPLAKIRAAFTACAIAEYFSDRGKDVLLLIDSLTRLAMAQREIGLAVGEPPTSKGYTPSVFTTMAKLVERAGNFVGGGSITGIYTVLVEGDDVSLDPVADAAVGILDGHVMLSRELANRRLFPAIDLVRSISRLTPQVVDEKVLRMQAIVMEVESVYRENSDVINLGLYKRGTSPRIDMAIEAHPAIENFIKQDMNEKVSFAESLEGLSRLVEYIKECGERHGYRWNNS, encoded by the coding sequence TTGAGAGAGAGATTAAGAAGTCTTCCTAAGTATAGGGTTATAGGAAAGGTCTCTGGAGTAAAGGGAGCTGTAATTGAGGCAAAGCTCCCGAGAGTTCACATAGGAGACTTCTGCACTGTTAACGGAAACGTTGAGGCAGAAGTTGTCGGCTTTAAGGATGGAAAGACCCTTCTTATGGCCTACAGCGACACGGTTGGTATAAGCCTTGGCAGCAAAGTAGAGACGAAAATTTCCGGTTTAAAGGTGGGGGTTTCTGAAGACCTCCTCGGCCTTGTCCTTGACCCTTTTGGCAACCCAATGAACGCTGAGAAGTTTATTCCTACGGACTTTGTTCCCCTTAAAGCTGAACCTATCAACCCGATGAAAAGGGAGAGAATAAAAGAGCCCCTTGACTTAGGAATAAGGGCAATAAATGCTCTGCTTACTGTTGGGAAAGGTCAAAGGATTGGAATATTTGCCGGGGCAGGAGTTGGAAAGAGTACCCTTATGGGAATGATTGCAAGGTTCACAAGTGCTGACGTTAACGTTGTCGCCCTGATAGGTGAAAGGGGGAGGGAGGTAAGGGAGTTCATAGAGGATAACCTCGGGGAAGAAGGACTAAAAAAATCCGTTGTAGTTGTTGCCACCTCCGATATGCCACCCCTTGCAAAGATAAGGGCTGCCTTTACGGCCTGTGCCATTGCCGAGTACTTTTCCGATAGGGGTAAAGATGTACTTCTGCTGATAGACTCACTTACCCGTCTGGCTATGGCACAGAGGGAGATAGGTCTTGCTGTTGGAGAGCCTCCAACCTCAAAAGGCTATACCCCTTCGGTCTTTACAACTATGGCTAAGCTTGTTGAGAGGGCGGGAAATTTCGTTGGAGGAGGGAGTATAACGGGTATATACACCGTTCTCGTTGAAGGTGACGACGTTTCACTTGACCCCGTAGCCGATGCTGCCGTAGGAATTCTTGACGGACATGTAATGCTTTCAAGGGAACTGGCAAACAGAAGGCTTTTCCCTGCGATAGATCTCGTTAGAAGCATTAGTAGGTTGACTCCTCAGGTGGTTGATGAGAAAGTCCTCAGGATGCAGGCGATAGTTATGGAAGTAGAGAGTGTATATAGAGAAAACAGCGATGTTATAAACCTTGGACTTTATAAGAGAGGAACCTCTCCTCGTATAGATATGGCTATAGAAGCCCATCCTGCTATAGAAAACTTTATAAAGCAGGATATGAATGAAAAGGTTTCTTTTGCAGAAAGTCTTGAAGGACTTAGCCGTTTGGTAGAATATATTAAAGAATGCGGAGAGCGCCATGGCTATAGATGGAATAACAGCTGA